TGTGTCAAAGTTCCCTTTTTTGCGTGCGATTTGTGATTTGGTAAAAAAATAGTAGCTACTGTCAGGTGCGTAAGAGGCAGGTGGCTTTTGTAAAGAAGGTGGTGCTTTCTTTTCAACAGATGTACACGCTGAATAAAAGGAGATCATTATGATAATAATGATAAATACAAATATATTGTTTTTCATTTTACATTTAATTCCTGTCATATTTTTAAGCTTCTATCCGGAAAAGGCGGCTATTTTTTTGGTTTTTTATACAAATATGAAGCAAAGTCGGGGATTTCTTTTTTAAAAAAATCCCTAATTTTCTTTATAATATTATTTTCCACCTGACGAACACGCTCTCTCGATATTCCATAACGATCTCCTATTTCCTGTAATGTAACCGGGCTGTCTGAGAAGATTCGCAGATCGAATATTTCCATCTCTCTTTCAGTCATCTCTTTTCTGAATTCAGAAATTTTATTGTGAAGGAGGGTTTCAATCTGCTTTTTGGCCACCTGGTCTTCGATGGAATCAGAATCAGGGGTGATAAATTCAATTCTTTCTGTATCAGATTCATCTTTATAAGGTGCGTCCAGGGATAGGTCCCAACCGTCAAGCCGCTGTTCCATATCCAGGATTTCTTTTTCGGTCACTCCCAGATTTTGGGAAAGGAGTTTGGGCTTAGGATCAAACCCCTGATCAATCAGTTTTTGCTTTTCTTTTTTCAGTTTAAAAAACAGTTTTCGCTGGCCTTGAGTGGTACCAATTTTGACCAGGCGCCAGTTGTCCATAATAAATTTAAGAATATATGCCTTAATCCAGAAAGAGGCATAATAAGAAAATTTTACATTCTTGTAGGGATCGAATTTCCTGACCGCATGTATCAGGCCGATATTTCCTTCCTGAATAAGATCTAAAAGATTTTGCATCCAGACTCTTTGAAAATCGAGTGCAATTTTTACAACCAGTCTTAAATTGGAGGTGACCAGAGCATAGGCAGCCTGTCTGTCTCCATGCTCCTGAACTGCAATGCCGTATTCTTTTTCCTGCTCACGGGTGAGGAGTTTGTAGCTGCTGATCTCCGCCAGGTATCGCTGAAGGGGGTCAAACTTTACTATCGCCTTATCCGTTTTTTTAGGAATTTTATTTGAAGCTTTAGCTTTTTTTTGAGAGGAAGGATCTTTTTTTAAAGCGGTTTGCTTATTTTTTTTCTTATTTACGATTTTTTTACTCATGGCAGCTTATACATTTATTATAGACACTGGAAAAATAATATGATAATTTGTTAAATAAAAATGCGCCTGTAGCTCAGTTGGATAGAGCAACGGACTTCTAATCCGTAGGCCGCAGGTTCGAATCCTGCCAGGCGTACCAACTAAAATGAAACCGGATCTTCCAAAAGTATCGTTTCATAAAGGTCTCAAATCCAGCAGGTAAAGATCGGGGGTTCACTTTTTTTGATCAAACATATGATCAATAGCACATAAAACCAGAAAGGGTAAACCGATAAAAAATTCAAAGATAAACCCTGACAAAATTAAAATGTAAAGGGATGGCAGTTTTACAACATAAAAAATAATTTTTTTACTCATCTTAACACCTTCATATTAGAAAAAAG
This sequence is a window from Thermodesulfobacteriota bacterium. Protein-coding genes within it:
- a CDS encoding RNA polymerase factor sigma-32, which codes for MSKKIVNKKKNKQTALKKDPSSQKKAKASNKIPKKTDKAIVKFDPLQRYLAEISSYKLLTREQEKEYGIAVQEHGDRQAAYALVTSNLRLVVKIALDFQRVWMQNLLDLIQEGNIGLIHAVRKFDPYKNVKFSYYASFWIKAYILKFIMDNWRLVKIGTTQGQRKLFFKLKKEKQKLIDQGFDPKPKLLSQNLGVTEKEILDMEQRLDGWDLSLDAPYKDESDTERIEFITPDSDSIEDQVAKKQIETLLHNKISEFRKEMTEREMEIFDLRIFSDSPVTLQEIGDRYGISRERVRQVENNIIKKIRDFFKKEIPDFASYLYKKPKK